The proteins below are encoded in one region of Limnohabitans sp. 63ED37-2:
- a CDS encoding 2-dehydro-3-deoxy-6-phosphogalactonate aldolase, with protein MNTTAMTALPSPAHTLAQALAQLPLIAILRGLTPAEAPTIGEALVRSGFAIIEVPLNSPEPMQSIAALTQQFPQTLIGAGTVLNVQQVKQVHAAGGRLVVAPNFNPAVVAQALALNMVVLPGVATPTEAFAALDAGAHGLKLFPAEMITPATVKALRAVLPKTAVLMPVGGIKPDNMAAYLAAGASGFGLGSALYAPGKSAPAVQQQAEAFARALKG; from the coding sequence ATGAACACCACCGCCATGACCGCTTTACCCTCCCCCGCCCACACCTTGGCCCAAGCCCTGGCCCAGCTGCCCTTGATCGCCATCTTGCGTGGCCTCACCCCTGCTGAAGCGCCGACCATCGGCGAGGCCTTGGTCCGCAGCGGCTTTGCCATCATCGAGGTGCCGCTCAACTCACCAGAACCTATGCAGAGCATCGCCGCACTGACTCAGCAATTTCCGCAAACCCTCATCGGCGCAGGCACGGTGCTGAATGTGCAGCAGGTCAAACAGGTGCACGCTGCGGGCGGCCGTTTGGTCGTGGCTCCCAACTTCAACCCCGCCGTGGTGGCGCAGGCCTTGGCGCTGAACATGGTGGTGCTGCCCGGTGTGGCCACGCCCACAGAAGCCTTTGCCGCACTCGATGCGGGCGCACATGGCCTCAAACTGTTCCCGGCCGAGATGATCACACCCGCCACCGTGAAAGCGCTGCGGGCGGTTCTGCCCAAAACAGCGGTCTTAATGCCGGTGGGCGGCATCAAGCCCGATAACATGGCCGCGTACCTGGCTGCAGGGGCCAGTGGCTTTGGTTTGGGTTCGGCTTTGTACGCGCCGGGCAAATCGGCGCCAGCGGTGCAGCAACAGGCAGAGGCTTTTGCGCGGGCCTTGAAGGGCTGA
- the pdxH gene encoding pyridoxamine 5'-phosphate oxidase: MNIADLRKSYEKAELNENASHADPLQQFAQWLQEAIAAEVPEPNAMTLATVASNLRPSTRVVLIKGYDERGIVWYTNYDSRKGQELAGNPFAALQFHWVELERVVRIEGRVEKVSDEESDTYFHSRPLDSRIGAWASPQSQVIDGRTVLVTNAAKYAAQFMLNPPRPPHWGGYRLVPDNWQFWQGRKSRLHDRLRYTQEGSGWLRERLAP; this comes from the coding sequence ATGAACATCGCCGACCTGCGCAAGAGCTACGAAAAAGCCGAGCTCAACGAAAACGCCTCCCATGCTGACCCTCTGCAGCAATTTGCCCAATGGTTGCAAGAGGCCATCGCCGCCGAAGTGCCCGAGCCCAATGCCATGACCCTGGCCACCGTGGCCAGCAACCTGCGCCCCAGCACACGGGTGGTGCTGATCAAGGGCTATGACGAACGCGGCATCGTCTGGTACACCAACTACGACAGCCGCAAGGGACAAGAGCTGGCGGGCAATCCGTTTGCAGCGCTGCAGTTTCACTGGGTGGAGCTCGAGCGTGTGGTGCGCATTGAAGGCCGTGTGGAGAAAGTCAGCGACGAAGAAAGCGACACCTACTTCCACAGCCGCCCACTGGACTCGCGCATCGGGGCCTGGGCCTCACCGCAAAGCCAGGTGATCGACGGGCGCACCGTGTTGGTGACCAACGCCGCCAAATACGCGGCGCAATTCATGCTCAACCCGCCACGTCCGCCGCACTGGGGTGGCTACCGCCTGGTGCCCGACAACTGGCAGTTCTGGCAAGGGCGCAAAAGCCGTTTGCATGACCGACTGCGTTACACCCAAGAGGGCAGCGGCTGGCTGCGAGAGCGCTTGGCGCCCTGA
- a CDS encoding PaaI family thioesterase gives MSKPTDTRDSLLDTWLAEEKEVRQRLDAGAGPGVARPDQVAGKTGLQVMQGLLSGELPYASIAKTLDFTLIEVSEGQAIFQGAPGLNHMNPLGTVHGGWFATLLDSALGCAVHTMMPPGRGYTTADLSVKLVKALTPKVQRVRAIGQVVHCGRQLATAEARLVGPDGTLYAHASTACLVFDMPSPTGNKP, from the coding sequence ATGAGCAAACCAACCGACACACGCGATTCCCTGCTCGACACCTGGCTGGCCGAAGAAAAAGAAGTGCGCCAGCGCCTCGATGCAGGCGCTGGCCCCGGCGTGGCCCGCCCCGACCAAGTCGCGGGCAAAACCGGCCTGCAAGTCATGCAAGGATTGCTGAGCGGCGAGCTGCCTTATGCGAGCATCGCCAAGACCCTGGACTTCACGCTGATCGAAGTCAGTGAAGGCCAAGCTATTTTTCAGGGAGCGCCTGGCCTGAACCACATGAACCCGCTGGGCACGGTGCATGGCGGCTGGTTTGCCACCCTGCTCGACTCGGCCCTGGGCTGCGCCGTGCACACCATGATGCCGCCCGGTCGCGGCTACACCACGGCAGACCTGAGCGTGAAACTCGTCAAAGCCCTGACCCCCAAAGTGCAGCGTGTGCGGGCCATTGGCCAAGTGGTGCACTGCGGCCGCCAACTGGCCACCGCCGAAGCCCGGCTGGTCGGGCCTGACGGCACCCTGTACGCCCATGCCAGCACCGCTTGCCTGGTTTTTGACATGCCCTCCCCCACAGGAAACAAACCATGA
- the gloA gene encoding lactoylglutathione lyase: MRLLHTMLRVGNLQRSIDFYTQVLGMTLQRTSENPEYKYSLAFVGYGTNPEHAEIELTYNWGVESYDMGTAYGHIALGVPDVYAACDKIKAAGGNVTREAGPVKGGSTVIAFVTDPDGYKIELIQRPQYANL, translated from the coding sequence ATGAGACTCCTTCACACCATGCTGCGCGTGGGCAACCTACAACGCTCGATCGACTTCTACACCCAGGTGCTGGGCATGACGCTGCAACGCACCTCCGAAAACCCCGAGTACAAATACTCGCTGGCCTTTGTCGGCTACGGCACCAACCCGGAGCATGCCGAAATCGAGCTGACCTACAACTGGGGCGTGGAGAGTTACGACATGGGCACGGCCTATGGCCACATCGCCCTGGGTGTGCCCGACGTGTATGCCGCCTGCGACAAGATCAAAGCCGCTGGCGGCAACGTGACACGCGAGGCAGGCCCCGTCAAAGGCGGCAGCACCGTGATCGCTTTTGTGACCGACCCCGATGGCTACAAGATCGAACTGATCCAGCGGCCGCAATACGCGAACCTTTGA
- the edd gene encoding phosphogluconate dehydratase, with amino-acid sequence MTLHPTVAAVTARITERSRPTRQAYLAQVDAAAHKDPGAQRLGCANVAHAFAAMPEGDKNRATALDKIKVVAPRAPNIGIVNAYNDLLSAHAPLQHYPDLIKDEARKLGGTAQVAGGVPAMCDGVTQGTPGMELSLFSRDVIAMATAVSLSHDVFDAALMLGVCDKIVPGLLIGALHFGHLPTVFVPAGPMTSGLSNNEKSKVREQAALGLVGRPELLEAESKAYHGEGTCTFYGTANSNQMLLEAMGLHVPGTAFINPGEGMRQELTREAARTVLALVKDKHFTPIGRLVDERCIVNAMVALLATGGSTNHLIHWVAVARAAGIVIDWDDFSALSDVVPLLTRVYPNGSADVNQFQAAGGPGYVIRELLDAGLMHADVLTVRPGGLREFTRIPSAPNGQLVWQDAGVSQDDTVVRPATSPFSATGGLKLLQGNLGRSVIKISAVPEAFHVIEAPARVFNSQDELQQAFKAGELDHDVVCVVRWQGPQANGMPELHKLTPPLAVLQGKGFKVALVTDGRMSGASGKVPAAIHVSPEAAAGGPLAKVQDGDVIRLDGVAGTLQVLVSEADWAARPLAQMPAELRAANGVGMGRELFANLRRNALKAEEGACTWL; translated from the coding sequence ATGACACTTCACCCCACGGTGGCCGCCGTTACCGCCCGCATCACCGAACGCAGCCGCCCGACCCGCCAGGCTTATTTGGCGCAGGTGGACGCTGCAGCCCACAAAGACCCCGGTGCCCAGCGCCTGGGCTGCGCCAACGTGGCCCACGCTTTTGCGGCCATGCCCGAGGGCGACAAAAACCGCGCCACCGCCTTGGACAAAATCAAAGTGGTGGCCCCGCGCGCGCCCAACATCGGCATCGTCAACGCCTACAACGACCTGCTGTCGGCCCACGCGCCGCTGCAGCACTACCCCGACCTGATCAAAGACGAAGCCCGCAAATTAGGCGGCACCGCCCAAGTGGCCGGGGGCGTGCCCGCCATGTGCGACGGCGTGACCCAGGGCACACCCGGCATGGAGCTGAGCTTGTTCAGCCGCGACGTCATTGCCATGGCCACGGCGGTCTCGCTCAGTCACGACGTGTTTGACGCCGCCCTGATGCTGGGTGTGTGCGACAAGATCGTGCCGGGCCTCTTGATCGGCGCTTTGCATTTTGGCCACTTGCCCACCGTGTTTGTGCCGGCTGGCCCCATGACCAGCGGCCTGTCCAACAACGAAAAATCCAAGGTGCGTGAACAAGCCGCGCTGGGCTTGGTGGGGCGACCCGAATTGCTGGAGGCCGAGTCCAAGGCCTACCACGGCGAAGGCACTTGTACCTTTTACGGTACGGCCAACAGCAACCAGATGCTGCTCGAAGCCATGGGCCTGCATGTGCCCGGCACGGCCTTCATCAACCCGGGCGAGGGTATGCGCCAAGAGCTGACCCGCGAAGCCGCCCGCACCGTGCTGGCGCTCGTCAAAGACAAACACTTCACGCCCATTGGCCGCTTGGTGGACGAGCGCTGCATCGTCAACGCCATGGTCGCCTTGTTGGCCACGGGCGGCTCCACCAACCACCTGATCCACTGGGTGGCAGTCGCCCGTGCAGCAGGCATCGTGATCGATTGGGACGACTTCTCGGCCCTGTCGGACGTGGTGCCTTTGCTCACCCGCGTGTACCCCAACGGCAGCGCCGATGTGAACCAGTTCCAGGCCGCAGGTGGCCCCGGCTATGTGATCCGCGAACTGCTCGATGCGGGCCTGATGCACGCCGATGTGCTGACGGTGCGCCCAGGCGGCCTGCGCGAATTCACGCGCATTCCTTCAGCGCCAAATGGCCAGCTGGTTTGGCAGGACGCGGGCGTGAGCCAAGACGACACTGTGGTGCGTCCCGCGACCAGTCCTTTCAGCGCCACCGGTGGCCTCAAACTTTTGCAAGGCAATTTGGGCCGCAGCGTGATCAAGATCTCGGCCGTGCCGGAAGCCTTTCACGTCATCGAAGCTCCTGCCCGCGTGTTCAATTCGCAAGACGAATTGCAGCAAGCGTTCAAAGCCGGAGAGTTGGATCACGACGTTGTTTGTGTGGTGCGCTGGCAAGGCCCACAAGCCAACGGCATGCCCGAGCTGCACAAACTCACCCCGCCCCTGGCCGTTCTGCAAGGCAAGGGCTTCAAGGTGGCGCTGGTGACCGATGGCCGCATGAGCGGCGCGTCGGGCAAAGTGCCTGCTGCCATCCACGTCTCGCCCGAAGCCGCAGCCGGTGGCCCGTTGGCCAAGGTGCAAGACGGTGATGTGATCCGCCTGGACGGCGTGGCGGGCACCCTGCAAGTGTTGGTGAGCGAGGCCGACTGGGCCGCCCGCCCATTGGCCCAAATGCCCGCCGAGCTGCGTGCCGCCAATGGCGTGGGCATGGGCCGTGAACTGTTTGCCAACCTGCGCCGCAACGCGCTCAAAGCCGAAGAAGGAGCCTGCACATGGCTGTAA
- a CDS encoding PA4780 family RIO1-like protein kinase, whose amino-acid sequence MKAPPRLQTLVEEGLIDTVVRQLMSGKEAMVFVVRCGDETRCAKIYKEATHRSFRQAVDYTENRKVKNSRSARAMAKGSKFGRQEQEAAWQSAEVDALYRLAAAGVRVPRPFNFFDGVLLMELVTDAHGDAAPRLNDVAFTPAQALQHHATLIGEVVRMLCAGVVHGDLSEFNILLAHVPGEGDLPGVDEPVIIDLPQAVDAAGNNHAQRMLLRDVGNLRDFFGQFAPELRQTEYGPEIWSLYQAGLLSNETALTGRFKRSTADVDMQAVLREIDDARDEEAARRLRMATPSA is encoded by the coding sequence ATGAAAGCACCACCGAGGCTGCAGACCCTGGTTGAAGAGGGCCTGATCGACACCGTGGTGCGCCAGCTCATGAGTGGCAAAGAGGCCATGGTGTTTGTGGTGCGCTGCGGCGACGAGACCCGCTGCGCCAAGATCTACAAAGAGGCCACGCACCGCAGCTTTCGGCAAGCGGTGGATTACACCGAAAACCGCAAGGTCAAGAACTCGCGCTCGGCCCGCGCCATGGCCAAGGGCAGCAAGTTTGGCCGTCAAGAACAAGAAGCCGCCTGGCAAAGCGCCGAGGTGGACGCTCTGTACCGCCTGGCCGCAGCCGGTGTGCGTGTGCCCCGGCCGTTCAATTTCTTTGACGGCGTGTTGCTCATGGAGCTGGTGACCGACGCCCATGGCGACGCCGCCCCGCGCCTGAACGATGTGGCCTTCACGCCCGCGCAAGCGCTGCAGCACCACGCCACCCTGATTGGCGAGGTGGTGCGCATGTTGTGCGCGGGTGTGGTGCATGGCGATCTGTCGGAGTTCAATATTTTGCTGGCGCACGTGCCTGGCGAGGGCGATCTGCCGGGTGTGGACGAGCCCGTCATCATCGACCTGCCCCAAGCCGTGGACGCGGCTGGCAACAACCACGCCCAGCGCATGCTGCTGCGCGATGTGGGCAACTTGCGCGACTTTTTTGGGCAGTTCGCCCCCGAGTTGCGCCAGACAGAGTACGGCCCTGAAATCTGGAGCCTGTACCAAGCGGGTCTGCTGAGCAACGAGACAGCGCTCACGGGCCGTTTTAAGCGCTCGACGGCCGATGTGGACATGCAGGCGGTGTTGCGCGAGATCGACGATGCCCGCGACGAAGAAGCGGCCCGCCGACTGCGCATGGCCACGCCCTCAGCCTGA
- a CDS encoding gamma-glutamylcyclotransferase, which produces MTDTPAEATSQRDGAALSTAFQGTLLDQFRAQVAGQDLWVFGYASLLWRPEFEAQEQHISRVWGWHRALKMWSRLNRGSPECPGLVFALLPGGSCQGVAYRVDRGQADEVLVRLWEREMPMDVYTPSWLPCNTPQGPVKALAFTLPRSSPSFTGQLPAETYRQIFQQASGRFGTTLDYVRQTYESLQAHGIEDRALAALLRHADEKHSPAQA; this is translated from the coding sequence ATGACTGACACACCTGCCGAAGCGACAAGCCAGCGTGACGGCGCTGCACTTTCCACGGCTTTTCAGGGCACTTTGCTCGACCAATTCCGGGCGCAAGTGGCAGGTCAGGATTTGTGGGTGTTTGGCTACGCATCTTTGCTGTGGCGGCCCGAGTTTGAGGCGCAGGAGCAGCACATCAGCCGGGTCTGGGGCTGGCACCGCGCCCTGAAAATGTGGAGCCGCTTGAACCGGGGCAGCCCCGAGTGCCCGGGCTTGGTGTTTGCCTTGCTGCCCGGCGGCAGCTGCCAGGGGGTGGCCTACCGGGTTGACAGGGGCCAAGCCGACGAGGTGCTGGTGCGGCTGTGGGAGCGCGAAATGCCCATGGACGTCTACACCCCCAGCTGGCTGCCGTGCAACACCCCCCAAGGCCCGGTGAAAGCCCTGGCCTTCACCCTGCCGCGCAGCAGCCCGAGCTTCACAGGGCAGTTGCCTGCCGAGACTTACCGGCAAATTTTTCAGCAGGCCAGCGGCCGCTTTGGCACCACCCTCGACTATGTCCGCCAAACCTACGAGAGCCTGCAGGCCCATGGCATCGAAGACCGGGCGTTGGCGGCCTTGTTGCGCCATGCCGATGAAAAGCACAGCCCTGCTCAGGCCTAA
- a CDS encoding SDR family oxidoreductase yields the protein MIDLSGQRILVTQSQDFMGPALCHELRAFGAEVIADARLLTHPLDAQTAIEAAGPLDALVINLALPAPSTPATQIDEAEWRQVFEVMVDPLPRLVRAVVPGMKARGGGKIVVMGSASALRGMKRAASYSAARGAQLAYVQAAGVELAPDNIQLNAVAQNFVDNPTYFPPEVQANPRFQERLKREVPLGRLVKAEEDARFVAYLCSNAASCFVGQVFPMSGGWAVR from the coding sequence GTGATCGACCTGAGCGGACAACGCATCTTGGTGACCCAGTCCCAAGACTTCATGGGACCGGCCCTGTGCCACGAGTTGAGGGCCTTTGGTGCCGAAGTGATCGCCGATGCGCGGCTGCTCACCCATCCTCTGGATGCGCAGACGGCGATCGAGGCAGCCGGGCCGCTGGATGCGCTGGTCATCAACCTGGCACTGCCAGCACCCTCCACGCCCGCCACACAAATAGACGAAGCCGAGTGGCGGCAGGTGTTTGAGGTCATGGTCGACCCGCTGCCCCGCTTGGTGCGGGCGGTGGTGCCCGGCATGAAGGCCCGGGGCGGCGGCAAGATCGTGGTGATGGGCAGCGCCTCGGCCTTGCGCGGCATGAAACGCGCCGCCAGCTACAGCGCCGCACGCGGTGCGCAACTGGCCTATGTGCAAGCGGCCGGTGTGGAGCTGGCCCCCGACAACATCCAGCTCAATGCCGTGGCGCAAAACTTTGTCGACAACCCCACCTACTTCCCACCCGAAGTGCAAGCCAACCCGCGTTTTCAGGAACGCCTCAAACGCGAAGTGCCGCTGGGCCGCTTGGTCAAAGCCGAAGAAGACGCACGCTTTGTGGCCTACCTGTGCAGCAACGCGGCCAGCTGCTTTGTCGGGCAGGTGTTCCCGATGTCGGGCGGCTGGGCGGTGCGCTGA
- a CDS encoding tRNA-uridine aminocarboxypropyltransferase, with protein MSAPTLKLPHAVSRLRTERMARSAKPFMARGGIKGERCPGCRLVPSHCICALHPEVPTLVGMCLLMADIEPLKPSNTGWLIADVVPDTFAFGWARTEVDPALLALLADPQWQAFVVFPGEFVAPERLVGDVPTLLDNLPAGQRPLFILLDATWPEARKMFRKSPYLNRLPVLSLAPEQVSRYQLRRSKRDDHFCTSEVASLCLELAGEPLAADTLQAYLDVYTHHYLQAKHQLPPDLQGPAHERWQGLKKS; from the coding sequence ATGTCTGCACCGACCCTGAAACTGCCGCATGCCGTCTCGCGCCTGCGCACCGAGCGCATGGCCCGCAGCGCCAAGCCTTTCATGGCCCGTGGCGGCATCAAGGGCGAGCGCTGCCCCGGCTGCCGCCTGGTGCCCAGCCATTGCATTTGCGCCTTGCACCCAGAGGTGCCCACGCTGGTGGGCATGTGTTTGCTGATGGCCGACATCGAGCCCCTCAAACCCAGCAACACCGGCTGGCTGATTGCTGATGTGGTGCCTGACACCTTCGCCTTTGGCTGGGCCCGCACCGAGGTTGACCCGGCCTTGCTGGCGCTGCTGGCCGATCCGCAGTGGCAGGCCTTTGTGGTGTTCCCGGGCGAGTTTGTGGCGCCTGAGCGGCTGGTGGGGGACGTGCCCACCCTCTTAGATAACTTGCCCGCCGGTCAGCGCCCGCTGTTCATCCTGCTCGACGCCACCTGGCCCGAAGCCCGCAAAATGTTCCGAAAAAGCCCTTACCTGAACCGCTTGCCCGTGCTCAGCTTGGCCCCCGAACAGGTCTCGCGCTACCAATTGCGCCGCTCCAAACGCGATGACCACTTTTGCACCAGCGAAGTGGCGTCACTCTGTCTGGAACTGGCGGGCGAGCCGCTTGCAGCCGACACCCTGCAGGCTTATCTGGACGTCTACACCCACCACTACCTGCAGGCCAAGCACCAGCTGCCGCCCGACTTGCAAGGGCCAGCGCACGAGCGCTGGCAGGGTTTGAAAAAGTCTTGA
- a CDS encoding pirin family protein, producing the protein MSQAAHPHAVNVSRTIERLVTGQATSDGAGVKLSRILTQNLQHRLDPFLMLDAFGSDKPDDYIAGFPDHPHRGFETVTYMIAGRMLHRDSAGNEGLLQNGGVQWMTAGQGVIHSEIPQQADGVMEGFQLWLNLHSSEKMNVPWYRDFQKDQLPQFQTSAGVAVTVIAGSSHGVQGAVSREITQPVFLDVHMPEGARFEQTLPVGHNAFVYVYRGEVSIAGQAVPLQRMAILANTAQADGVVIEASAEAKLILVAGQPLKEPIVQYGPFVMNTKEEIYQALQDFRDGRLGEKA; encoded by the coding sequence GTGTCTCAAGCTGCCCACCCACACGCCGTGAACGTCTCGCGCACCATCGAACGCCTGGTCACCGGCCAGGCCACGTCAGACGGCGCGGGCGTCAAGCTCAGCCGCATCCTCACACAAAACCTGCAGCACCGGCTCGACCCCTTCTTGATGCTGGATGCTTTTGGCAGCGACAAACCCGACGACTACATCGCGGGTTTTCCGGATCACCCGCACCGGGGTTTTGAAACCGTGACCTACATGATTGCCGGACGCATGCTGCACCGCGACAGCGCGGGCAACGAAGGCCTGTTGCAAAACGGTGGTGTGCAATGGATGACCGCTGGCCAGGGCGTCATCCACTCCGAAATCCCCCAGCAAGCCGATGGCGTGATGGAGGGCTTTCAGCTGTGGCTGAACTTGCACAGCTCCGAGAAGATGAACGTTCCTTGGTACCGTGATTTTCAAAAAGACCAGCTGCCCCAGTTCCAGACGTCAGCGGGCGTGGCCGTGACGGTCATTGCCGGGAGCAGTCACGGCGTGCAGGGCGCAGTGAGCCGCGAGATCACCCAACCGGTGTTTCTGGATGTGCACATGCCAGAGGGCGCACGTTTTGAGCAAACATTGCCCGTTGGGCACAACGCCTTTGTGTACGTGTACCGGGGCGAGGTGAGTATTGCAGGCCAGGCCGTGCCCTTGCAGCGCATGGCCATCTTGGCCAATACGGCGCAGGCCGATGGTGTGGTGATCGAAGCCAGCGCCGAGGCCAAGCTGATTTTGGTGGCGGGCCAACCGCTCAAAGAACCCATCGTGCAATACGGCCCTTTTGTGATGAACACCAAAGAAGAGATCTACCAAGCCTTGCAGGATTTCCGAGACGGACGGTTGGGCGAGAAGGCGTGA
- a CDS encoding VOC family protein: MFSHVMVGVKDLEVSKKFYDAVLGTLGYGPGVANNNRYFYRSPTGTFGITTPINGEPACHGNGSTIGFAVKSPEQGEAFHAAGVANGGVTCENPPGFREGPAGKLYLAYLRDPDGNKICALHRPA; this comes from the coding sequence ATGTTCAGTCATGTGATGGTGGGTGTGAAAGATCTGGAAGTGTCTAAAAAGTTTTATGACGCCGTGTTGGGCACCTTGGGTTATGGCCCGGGCGTGGCCAACAACAACCGTTATTTCTACCGCAGCCCCACGGGCACTTTTGGCATCACCACGCCCATCAACGGCGAGCCCGCTTGCCACGGCAACGGCAGCACCATTGGCTTTGCCGTCAAATCGCCTGAGCAGGGCGAAGCCTTTCACGCGGCGGGTGTGGCCAACGGCGGCGTCACCTGCGAAAACCCACCCGGCTTTCGCGAAGGCCCCGCAGGCAAGCTCTATTTGGCCTACCTGCGCGACCCCGATGGCAACAAAATCTGCGCCTTGCACCGCCCTGCTTGA
- a CDS encoding SDR family NAD(P)-dependent oxidoreductase — protein sequence MPTPPTLSNNLSFGLQGRVVIVTGAANGIGEACARRFAAEAAHVVLADVNSERGAAVAAELRSAGHSAGFMACDVSRKADVDALVDHVLQAFGRVDVLVNNAGIFKAADFLDVTEEDFDAVINVNIKGSFLMGQAAARAMKSTGGGSIVNMSSVNAVLAIPNIASYNVSKGGINQLTRAMSLALADFGIRVNAVAPGTIATELARQAVLTSEAAEKKIMMRTPMKRLGEPDEVAKVVAFLASDAASYITGEIVTVDGGRMALNYTVPV from the coding sequence ATGCCCACACCCCCTACCCTGTCCAACAACCTCTCTTTTGGCCTGCAAGGCCGCGTGGTCATCGTCACCGGGGCGGCCAATGGCATTGGCGAGGCCTGTGCCCGCCGCTTTGCCGCCGAAGCCGCCCATGTCGTGTTGGCCGATGTGAACAGCGAACGTGGTGCTGCCGTGGCCGCCGAATTGCGCAGCGCAGGCCACAGCGCAGGTTTTATGGCCTGCGACGTCTCGCGCAAGGCCGATGTCGACGCGCTGGTGGACCATGTGTTGCAGGCCTTTGGCCGCGTGGATGTGCTGGTGAACAACGCCGGAATTTTCAAGGCCGCCGATTTTCTGGATGTGACCGAAGAAGACTTTGACGCCGTCATCAACGTGAACATCAAGGGCTCTTTTTTGATGGGCCAGGCCGCCGCCCGTGCCATGAAAAGCACCGGGGGCGGTTCGATTGTCAACATGAGCTCGGTCAACGCGGTGCTGGCCATCCCGAACATCGCCAGCTACAACGTGAGCAAGGGCGGCATCAACCAGCTGACCCGCGCCATGTCTTTGGCGCTGGCCGATTTTGGCATCCGCGTGAACGCCGTGGCCCCCGGGACGATCGCCACCGAACTGGCCCGCCAAGCGGTGCTGACCAGCGAAGCGGCCGAGAAAAAAATCATGATGCGCACGCCCATGAAACGCTTGGGCGAACCCGACGAAGTGGCCAAGGTGGTGGCATTTTTGGCCAGCGATGCAGCCAGCTACATCACCGGTGAAATCGTCACAGTGGATGGCGGGCGCATGGCACTCAATTACACCGTTCCTGTCTGA
- the eda gene encoding bifunctional 4-hydroxy-2-oxoglutarate aldolase/2-dehydro-3-deoxy-phosphogluconate aldolase has protein sequence MAVIPTPMLTALQVMQDAPVIPVIVLNDVAHAVPMARALLAGGIRMLEITLRTPQALACMEAIANEVEGAVVGAGTVRSPQDAAAAVKAGARFAVSPGYTPAVGQACKDLGLPLLPGVATGSEIMMAQENGYTELKFFPAMQAGGPGMLKAWSGPFFDVKFCPTGGVTQQNANDLLSLPNVACVGGSWLVPADALAKGDWARIEALAREASQLPR, from the coding sequence ATGGCTGTAATCCCCACCCCGATGTTGACGGCCCTGCAAGTGATGCAGGACGCGCCCGTGATCCCCGTGATCGTGCTGAACGACGTGGCCCACGCTGTGCCCATGGCTCGCGCTTTGCTCGCAGGTGGCATCCGCATGCTGGAGATCACCCTGCGCACACCACAAGCACTGGCCTGTATGGAAGCGATTGCCAACGAAGTCGAAGGCGCGGTGGTGGGTGCGGGCACGGTGCGCAGCCCGCAAGACGCCGCCGCTGCCGTCAAAGCCGGTGCCCGTTTTGCGGTGAGCCCCGGTTACACCCCGGCTGTGGGCCAAGCCTGCAAAGACTTGGGTCTGCCCTTGCTGCCCGGTGTGGCCACCGGCAGCGAAATCATGATGGCGCAAGAAAACGGTTACACCGAACTCAAATTCTTCCCCGCCATGCAAGCGGGCGGCCCGGGCATGCTCAAGGCCTGGAGCGGCCCGTTTTTTGATGTGAAGTTTTGCCCCACCGGGGGCGTTACGCAGCAAAACGCCAACGATCTGTTGAGCTTGCCCAATGTCGCATGTGTGGGGGGCTCGTGGTTGGTGCCTGCAGATGCGCTGGCAAAAGGCGACTGGGCACGTATCGAAGCGCTGGCGCGTGAAGCGAGTCAGTTGCCGCGCTGA